A part of Clostridia bacterium genomic DNA contains:
- a CDS encoding bifunctional 4-hydroxy-3-methylbut-2-enyl diphosphate reductase/30S ribosomal protein S1: MPRKIILSPHAGFCFGVKRSVEMAYGAVEQNSQNLYMLGEIIHNDLVVNELIKKGVKLIHSPDEIKGENARVIIRAHGEAKKIYDRLGELGVECIDTTCPFVRKIHRIVEKHHEAGDEIIIIGDKAHPEVIGINGWCEDSANIYKTLNELQTGLENSVAFDIMNTNVCLVAQTTINKANWRRCLSYVKANIPNAKTHDTICLATEERQNDAAEISKVSDTVIVIGGRKSSNTLKLVEVCREHCKNVFHIETPKELKSITIGRDDKVGITAGASTPAFIIREVIERMEDEKIIMDNNEELSFAEAVEQSIKSLHTGDVVTGIVSKILPGEIRLDLGTKQDGYIPADEFTSDPNANLNDLVKVGDEVEAFVVRVSDVEGVIMLSKKKIDSMKMWKEVEAAVEDQRVLSGVVTEAVRGGVVVMVNGVRVFVPASLAAERYTEDLSGLVGTNVDLRILEINRQRKRVIGSIKSVLVERKAEAAKKIWDEIEVGKAYKGIVKSIMPYGAFVDIGGVDGMLHISEMSWQRIKNPSEIMAVGDEIDVFILKLDTEGEKKKISLGHKKPEDNPWEIFKSKYNVGDVVSCRIIKLMPFGAFAQIVPGVDGLIHVSQIAQKHIPSPESELSIDQVVDAKITAIDFEKKKVNLSIRALLDAASKEVSENAEAQAAQTEETAESEAAPAEAPADAE, translated from the coding sequence ATGCCGCGTAAAATAATCCTCTCGCCGCACGCCGGATTTTGCTTCGGCGTAAAGCGTTCGGTGGAAATGGCCTACGGTGCAGTGGAGCAGAACTCGCAGAATCTATATATGCTGGGTGAGATAATACATAACGACCTTGTAGTAAACGAGCTCATAAAAAAAGGGGTCAAGCTTATACATTCGCCCGACGAGATAAAGGGAGAGAATGCCCGCGTTATAATCCGCGCTCACGGCGAGGCAAAAAAAATCTACGACAGACTGGGCGAGCTGGGAGTAGAGTGCATCGATACGACCTGCCCGTTCGTAAGAAAGATACATCGCATAGTCGAAAAGCACCACGAAGCGGGCGATGAGATAATAATAATAGGCGACAAGGCGCATCCGGAGGTGATAGGCATCAACGGATGGTGCGAAGACAGCGCAAATATTTATAAAACTTTAAATGAATTGCAAACAGGGCTTGAAAATTCTGTCGCATTTGATATAATGAATACTAACGTATGCTTGGTAGCTCAGACGACTATCAATAAAGCAAACTGGCGCAGATGTCTGTCATACGTTAAAGCAAACATACCGAATGCGAAAACGCACGACACGATCTGCCTTGCAACTGAAGAACGGCAGAATGATGCGGCCGAGATATCAAAGGTTTCCGATACCGTGATAGTTATCGGCGGCAGAAAAAGCTCCAATACATTGAAGCTTGTTGAAGTATGCCGTGAGCATTGCAAGAACGTGTTTCATATTGAAACGCCAAAAGAGCTTAAGAGCATCACGATTGGGAGAGACGACAAGGTAGGTATAACTGCCGGCGCGTCTACACCCGCCTTTATAATTAGGGAGGTTATTGAAAGAATGGAAGACGAAAAAATAATCATGGACAACAACGAGGAGTTAAGCTTTGCGGAGGCTGTTGAACAATCCATCAAATCTTTACATACAGGAGACGTTGTAACCGGTATTGTAAGCAAGATTTTACCCGGAGAGATAAGACTGGACCTGGGCACTAAGCAGGACGGCTACATTCCGGCGGATGAGTTCACTTCCGATCCCAACGCTAACTTAAACGATCTTGTTAAGGTCGGCGACGAGGTCGAAGCGTTTGTTGTGAGAGTATCTGACGTTGAAGGCGTTATCATGCTCTCAAAGAAGAAGATCGACTCTATGAAGATGTGGAAAGAAGTAGAAGCGGCTGTAGAAGATCAGAGAGTACTTTCCGGCGTTGTTACAGAGGCCGTAAGAGGCGGCGTTGTAGTTATGGTAAACGGCGTAAGAGTATTCGTGCCGGCGTCACTTGCGGCAGAGCGCTACACCGAAGATCTTTCCGGCCTTGTAGGCACAAATGTTGATTTACGCATACTTGAGATCAATCGCCAGAGAAAAAGAGTTATCGGCTCTATAAAGAGCGTTCTTGTTGAGCGCAAGGCGGAAGCCGCTAAGAAGATCTGGGACGAGATCGAAGTAGGCAAGGCTTACAAGGGTATAGTTAAGTCTATAATGCCCTACGGCGCTTTTGTTGATATTGGCGGCGTTGACGGTATGTTACATATTTCCGAGATGTCATGGCAGCGCATAAAGAATCCGTCTGAGATCATGGCAGTAGGCGATGAGATCGACGTATTCATTTTAAAGCTTGACACGGAAGGTGAGAAGAAGAAGATATCGCTTGGTCACAAAAAGCCCGAGGACAATCCGTGGGAGATCTTCAAGTCCAAGTACAACGTAGGTGACGTTGTTTCCTGCCGTATAATCAAGCTTATGCCTTTCGGTGCATTTGCACAGATAGTGCCCGGAGTGGACGGTCTTATCCATGTATCGCAGATCGCTCAGAAGCATATTCCGAGCCCCGAAAGCGAGCTTTCTATCGATCAGGTAGTCGACGCGAAGATAACGGCTATCGACTTCGAGAAGAAGAAGGTCAACCTGAGCATACGCGCGCTTCTCGACGCAGCATCAAAGGAAGTTTCAGAGAACGCTGAAGCACAGGCAGCTCAGACTGAAGAGACTGCAGAGAGCGAAGCGGCTCCCGCAGAGGCTCCGGCAGACGCAGAGTAA
- a CDS encoding S-layer homology domain-containing protein: MKKRIICVFVCVVILLGMMSTGALAAQARDTSFEAGLAVSLKSLGLFRGVSDSDFDLERAPTRTEALVMLIRTLGRESEALDCTYSHPFTDVPSWADRYVAYGYENGLTNGISSTRFGG; this comes from the coding sequence GTGAAAAAACGGATAATATGTGTTTTTGTTTGCGTCGTTATTTTATTAGGTATGATGTCTACGGGCGCGTTGGCCGCGCAGGCGCGCGACACCTCGTTTGAAGCCGGTCTTGCCGTTTCTTTAAAGTCGCTCGGCCTCTTTCGCGGCGTTTCCGACAGCGATTTCGACTTGGAGAGAGCGCCGACGCGCACGGAAGCGCTCGTCATGCTCATACGAACGCTCGGGCGTGAGAGCGAAGCTCTTGACTGCACGTATTCTCACCCGTTCACCGACGTGCCGTCATGGGCTGACAGATACGTGGCGTATGGATACGAAAACGGACTGACAAACGGCATTTCTTCCACGCGATTCGGCGGCTAG
- a CDS encoding trypsin-like peptidase domain-containing protein, whose translation MLRALGYSDENGADFDWTSPFALSKTVGILPSYVDTQDFIRADVVSVSYAALSAYLKNSSQTLAQKLISMGVFTEGQFDSVYDVSLINAKTSSGENAKQELTAEQIYADCAPAVFYIETYDSHGNALMSGSGFFIGSDGTAITNYHVIENAKSAKIALSETGRTLDVEGVYGYNESEDWAVIKISGTGFPVLAMNTTPSTGGATVYAIGSPLGLQNTISQGIISNPSRLIEGQYYIQTSAAISSGSSGGALINKYGEAIGITCGSYVDGQLLNLAVPLSYVTGYSKASLTPLSKATVLQTGGASAAQSPERQKAAFGALKSWIMQNGSLDTVEDGTKAYMFSASDNDEYGGASLYLIGYYPSSGNIAITTSYVSSDMGIMMLTTVLFEETPPYIYGYEYLPNAYSSDKLEAAGFFYAPTLDESTELSFYSTGGALSQDEDVVYTHEAIAQVLLLEAFELTDYIFQTEIPAYSIADFGFAMLAR comes from the coding sequence ATGCTTCGCGCGCTCGGTTATTCCGATGAGAACGGCGCCGATTTTGATTGGACTTCACCCTTTGCGCTTTCAAAAACCGTCGGGATACTCCCCTCTTACGTTGATACGCAAGATTTCATTCGCGCCGACGTCGTAAGCGTGTCGTATGCCGCGCTTTCGGCCTACCTCAAAAATTCCAGTCAGACGCTTGCGCAGAAGCTCATTTCAATGGGCGTATTCACGGAAGGACAGTTCGACTCCGTTTACGACGTTTCGCTTATAAATGCAAAGACATCATCGGGCGAAAACGCAAAACAGGAGCTTACGGCGGAACAGATATACGCAGATTGCGCTCCCGCAGTTTTCTACATCGAGACGTATGATTCTCACGGAAACGCACTTATGAGCGGAAGCGGATTCTTTATAGGCTCCGACGGTACGGCAATAACAAATTATCATGTGATCGAGAATGCAAAAAGTGCAAAAATAGCGCTCTCGGAAACGGGACGCACACTTGACGTTGAGGGCGTTTACGGCTATAACGAATCGGAAGACTGGGCCGTTATAAAGATAAGCGGCACCGGCTTCCCTGTCCTCGCAATGAATACCACCCCCTCGACAGGCGGTGCGACAGTCTACGCCATAGGAAGTCCTCTGGGCCTTCAGAACACCATATCCCAGGGCATCATATCAAATCCCTCCCGCCTGATCGAGGGACAGTATTATATACAGACGAGCGCGGCTATCTCAAGCGGTTCTAGCGGCGGAGCGCTCATAAATAAATACGGCGAAGCGATAGGCATAACGTGCGGCTCGTACGTTGACGGCCAGCTATTAAATCTTGCCGTGCCTCTCTCTTACGTTACCGGATATAGTAAAGCATCTCTTACACCGCTTTCAAAAGCGACCGTCTTGCAGACGGGAGGCGCATCCGCAGCACAGTCGCCCGAAAGGCAGAAGGCGGCCTTCGGCGCGCTCAAATCGTGGATAATGCAGAACGGAAGCCTTGATACGGTCGAGGACGGTACGAAGGCCTATATGTTCAGTGCGTCCGACAACGACGAATACGGCGGCGCATCGCTTTATCTTATAGGATATTACCCCTCTAGCGGAAATATCGCCATTACCACTTCATACGTGTCTTCCGATATGGGGATAATGATGCTGACGACCGTTTTATTCGAAGAGACTCCGCCGTATATATACGGATATGAATATTTGCCTAACGCATACTCCTCCGATAAGCTTGAGGCTGCTGGATTTTTCTACGCGCCCACGCTCGATGAATCGACCGAGCTGAGCTTTTACAGCACAGGCGGCGCATTGAGCCAAGATGAAGACGTTGTTTACACGCACGAGGCGATCGCCCAGGTCTTGCTTCTTGAAGCGTTTGAACTGACCGATTATATTTTCCAAACGGAGATCCCCGCATACTCCATAGCCGATTTCGGATTTGCAATGCTTGCCCGTTAA
- a CDS encoding ABC transporter ATP-binding protein produces MLELKDIHKTFNPGTVNAKTALAGVDLVLNEGDFVTVIGGNGAGKSTMLNAIAGVWKPDRGTIMIDSTNVTSMPEFKRAKYLGRVFQDPMMGTAATMSILENLALAARRGQMRGLGWGITTAEKTEYREMLKTLDLGLEDRLTTKVGLLSGGQRQAITLLMASIKKPKVLLLDEHTAALDPKTAQKVLALSDKIISDHNLTTLMITHNMRDAIAYGNRLVMMNEGKIMFDISGDDKKNLTVEDLLEKFSAKSGEEFANDKALLS; encoded by the coding sequence ATGCTTGAGCTTAAAGATATACACAAGACGTTCAATCCCGGCACTGTCAACGCAAAGACTGCGCTTGCCGGCGTTGACCTGGTATTGAACGAGGGCGACTTCGTAACGGTCATAGGCGGCAACGGCGCCGGCAAGAGCACCATGCTCAACGCCATAGCAGGCGTATGGAAGCCCGACCGCGGCACTATAATGATAGACAGCACCAATGTTACTTCGATGCCAGAGTTTAAAAGAGCAAAGTATCTGGGACGAGTGTTCCAGGACCCGATGATGGGTACTGCCGCGACGATGAGCATACTTGAGAATCTTGCGCTTGCCGCAAGGCGCGGACAGATGCGCGGTCTCGGCTGGGGCATAACGACCGCCGAAAAGACGGAGTATCGAGAGATGCTTAAAACGCTCGACCTTGGCCTTGAGGACAGACTCACCACGAAGGTAGGTCTTTTATCGGGCGGTCAGCGCCAGGCAATTACGCTGCTCATGGCTTCGATAAAGAAGCCGAAGGTGCTGCTCTTAGATGAGCATACGGCGGCGCTTGACCCGAAAACGGCGCAGAAGGTGCTTGCGCTTTCGGACAAGATAATCTCCGATCACAATCTTACGACGCTCATGATAACGCATAATATGCGCGACGCCATTGCCTACGGCAACCGTCTTGTCATGATGAACGAAGGAAAGATCATGTTCGACATTTCGGGCGACGACAAGAAAAATCTTACGGTCGAAGACCTGCTTGAAAAATTCAGCGCAAAAAGCGGCGAGGAATTTGCGAACGATAAAGCCCTGCTTTCGTAA
- a CDS encoding ABC transporter permease translates to MNILSLLGSMPGAVAQGFIWGIMAIGVYITFKILDFADLTVDGSMCTGGAVCVMMMISGHSIFVSFLVAVIVGMITGLVTGLFHTFMGIPAILAGILSQLALYSVNLKIMGKANQALSVRNYDLLVSLQYLRDVPFYKNSIFVIAVIVIVLIAVLYWFFGTEFGSSIRATGCNLNMSRAQGINTNFNTVFALMLSNGIVALSGALLAQYQGFADVQMGRGAIVIGLAAVIIGEAIIGRFFSNFAVQLLAVALGGVVYYIVYQIVIWCGIDTDLLKMLSAIVVALFLGIPYWKSHYGSGSKGGKKNA, encoded by the coding sequence ATGAACATTCTAAGCTTGTTAGGCAGTATGCCGGGCGCCGTGGCCCAGGGCTTTATCTGGGGCATAATGGCGATAGGCGTTTACATAACTTTCAAAATACTTGATTTTGCCGACCTTACCGTCGACGGCTCGATGTGTACGGGCGGCGCGGTATGCGTAATGATGATGATAAGCGGTCACAGCATATTCGTATCGTTCCTCGTGGCCGTCATCGTCGGTATGATAACCGGTCTCGTTACGGGCCTGTTCCATACGTTTATGGGCATACCGGCAATACTTGCAGGTATTTTGTCACAGCTTGCGCTGTATTCTGTCAATCTGAAGATAATGGGCAAGGCAAATCAGGCGCTGAGCGTCCGAAATTATGACCTGCTCGTTTCGCTGCAGTATTTAAGGGATGTGCCGTTTTATAAAAACTCGATATTCGTTATTGCAGTTATCGTGATCGTGCTCATCGCTGTACTGTATTGGTTCTTCGGTACGGAATTCGGCAGTTCGATAAGGGCAACCGGATGCAACCTGAATATGAGCCGCGCGCAGGGCATAAATACGAACTTCAACACCGTGTTTGCGCTTATGCTTTCAAACGGCATCGTTGCGCTGTCAGGCGCGCTTCTTGCACAGTATCAGGGCTTCGCCGACGTTCAGATGGGACGCGGCGCAATAGTTATAGGCCTAGCCGCAGTTATCATAGGTGAGGCGATCATCGGCAGATTTTTCTCAAATTTTGCGGTACAGCTTTTGGCTGTCGCCCTCGGCGGCGTCGTTTATTACATAGTTTATCAGATAGTTATCTGGTGCGGAATAGACACCGACCTTTTGAAAATGCTCTCGGCGATAGTGGTAGCGCTTTTCCTCGGAATACCTTACTGGAAATCGCATTACGGTTCGGGGTCAAAAGGGGGAAAGAAGAATGCTTGA
- a CDS encoding ABC transporter substrate-binding protein, whose amino-acid sequence MNAKRILALVLAIIFAFAFAACSNQSKTEEPATDDGAGEAVVYNVGVCQLIQHVALDAATQGFCDALVATLGEDSVNIDVQNASGDSNACSTIVNNFVSKKYDLIMANATPALQAAASATADIPILGTSITEYGVALEIADFNGTVGGNISGTSDLAPLDQQAAMIVELFPDAQNIGLLYCSAEPNSQYQIDVVSAELTAQGKTVKLYSFSDANDIAAVCTTAVSECDLIYVPTDNTVASSAGIVDGICRPAKVPVVAGEEGICSVCGTVTLSIDYYDLGYATGLMAAKILAEGADISTMPIEYAPQVTKKYNAEICAELGVAVPEDYVAIATEADAEAEADADAEAEAEVEAEAEAEAETEPEA is encoded by the coding sequence ATGAATGCAAAAAGAATTCTGGCTCTCGTGCTTGCGATTATATTTGCGTTTGCATTCGCAGCATGCAGCAACCAGAGCAAAACCGAAGAGCCTGCTACCGATGACGGCGCGGGCGAAGCTGTTGTTTACAACGTAGGCGTATGCCAGCTCATTCAGCACGTTGCACTTGACGCTGCAACTCAGGGCTTCTGCGACGCGCTCGTTGCGACGCTCGGCGAAGACAGCGTGAACATTGACGTTCAGAACGCTTCCGGCGACTCGAACGCTTGCTCGACTATCGTAAACAACTTCGTTTCCAAGAAATACGACCTTATCATGGCCAACGCAACGCCTGCACTCCAGGCCGCTGCATCGGCTACCGCTGATATCCCGATCCTTGGTACCTCCATCACTGAGTATGGCGTAGCTCTTGAGATCGCCGACTTTAACGGCACCGTAGGCGGCAACATCTCCGGTACGTCCGACCTTGCTCCGCTTGATCAGCAGGCAGCTATGATCGTGGAATTATTCCCCGATGCACAGAACATCGGCCTTCTCTACTGCTCGGCTGAGCCGAACTCGCAGTATCAGATCGACGTTGTATCCGCAGAGCTTACGGCACAGGGCAAGACCGTTAAGCTTTACTCCTTCTCCGACGCTAACGACATCGCGGCTGTATGCACCACCGCAGTTTCCGAGTGCGACCTTATCTACGTTCCCACTGACAACACCGTTGCTTCCTCCGCAGGTATAGTTGACGGTATCTGCCGTCCGGCAAAGGTTCCGGTAGTTGCAGGCGAAGAGGGCATCTGCTCTGTATGCGGCACCGTTACCCTGTCGATAGACTACTATGACCTTGGCTATGCAACCGGTCTTATGGCTGCAAAGATCCTTGCAGAGGGCGCTGACATCTCCACGATGCCCATCGAATACGCTCCGCAGGTTACCAAGAAGTACAATGCTGAAATATGCGCAGAGCTTGGCGTAGCAGTACCCGAAGATTACGTTGCTATCGCAACCGAAGCAGATGCGGAAGCAGAAGCTGACGCTGATGCAGAGGCAGAGGCAGAGGTGGAGGCTGAGGCTGAGGCAGAAGCTGAAACTGAACCGGAAGCTTAA
- a CDS encoding tRNA 2-thiocytidine biosynthesis protein TtcA: MSRELEKYQLVERSISKKFRKELWNPFIAAVKRYELISEGDRIAVCISGGKDSMAMAKLLQLLLRFSEFPFELVFLVMDPGYNKENREKIEYNAKLLNIPITVFETDIFDVANNTEKSPCYLCARMRRGHLYSKAKSLGCNKIALGHHFNDVIETTVMGMFYGAQLQGMMPKLHSTNFEGMELIRPLYCVHEDSIIRWKNYNGLEFIRCACRFTEKIDEAGGAGETSKRQEVKMLLKELKKNNPDIEKCIFNSIHSVVLDTFPAYKTKGETHVFLEKY; encoded by the coding sequence ATGAGCAGAGAGCTTGAAAAATATCAGCTTGTGGAACGCAGCATATCGAAAAAATTCCGTAAGGAGCTGTGGAATCCCTTTATTGCTGCGGTAAAGCGATATGAGCTTATCAGCGAGGGCGACCGCATAGCCGTGTGCATTTCCGGAGGCAAGGATTCGATGGCAATGGCAAAGCTTCTTCAGCTTCTTTTGCGATTCAGCGAATTTCCGTTTGAGCTTGTGTTTCTCGTGATGGATCCGGGATATAACAAAGAGAACCGGGAAAAGATCGAGTACAACGCGAAGCTTTTGAATATACCCATAACAGTTTTTGAGACTGATATTTTCGACGTTGCGAACAATACGGAAAAATCGCCTTGCTACCTTTGCGCACGTATGCGTCGCGGCCACCTGTACAGCAAGGCAAAGTCTCTCGGCTGCAATAAGATAGCGTTGGGACATCATTTTAACGACGTTATCGAAACAACCGTGATGGGTATGTTCTACGGCGCGCAGCTTCAGGGCATGATGCCGAAGCTGCACAGCACGAACTTCGAAGGTATGGAGCTTATCCGTCCGCTCTACTGCGTCCACGAGGACAGCATAATACGCTGGAAGAATTATAACGGCCTTGAATTCATAAGATGCGCATGCCGCTTTACGGAGAAGATCGACGAAGCGGGCGGCGCGGGAGAGACGTCGAAGCGGCAGGAAGTGAAAATGCTCTTAAAGGAGTTAAAGAAGAATAATCCCGATATAGAAAAGTGCATTTTCAACAGTATCCATTCCGTCGTGCTTGATACGTTTCCTGCGTATAAGACGAAAGGTGAGACGCACGTTTTTTTGGAAAAATATTGA
- a CDS encoding L-fuculose-phosphate aldolase, with protein MLMEKERSLVVEYGKKLITNGLTTGTGGNISIFDSSTGLMAISPSGVDYFETTPADVVVMRAADHEKLDGDMKPSSEYRLHSIFYQNRPDVRAVVHTHSPYATALATLGEGLPASSYLVAFAGPDVRCAPYRTYGTAELASAACEYMEGRNCVLLANHGLVAGAGDIKSAFHIAMTIEECCRTYQLARSMGKPLILPEDEMRRLMEKFKSYGQ; from the coding sequence ATGTTAATGGAAAAAGAGCGCAGTCTCGTAGTAGAATACGGGAAAAAGCTTATAACTAACGGGCTGACTACCGGCACGGGAGGAAATATAAGCATTTTCGATTCCTCAACGGGGCTTATGGCGATAAGCCCGAGCGGAGTCGATTATTTTGAGACGACTCCCGCCGACGTAGTCGTGATGCGTGCGGCCGACCATGAAAAGCTTGACGGAGATATGAAGCCCTCAAGCGAATACAGGCTCCACAGCATCTTTTATCAGAACAGGCCTGACGTACGAGCCGTCGTGCATACTCATTCGCCTTACGCGACGGCGCTTGCGACGCTTGGCGAGGGGCTTCCCGCTTCTAGCTATCTCGTGGCGTTCGCGGGGCCGGACGTGCGCTGCGCTCCGTATCGCACATACGGCACGGCGGAGCTTGCTTCGGCCGCATGTGAATATATGGAAGGGCGAAACTGCGTGCTTCTTGCAAATCACGGCCTTGTGGCCGGCGCGGGCGATATAAAAAGCGCATTTCATATCGCCATGACGATAGAGGAATGCTGCCGCACTTATCAGCTTGCGAGAAGCATGGGAAAGCCGCTCATTCTCCCCGAGGACGAGATGCGGCGCCTTATGGAGAAGTTCAAATCATACGGCCAGTAA